Proteins from a genomic interval of Mycobacterium conspicuum:
- a CDS encoding PaaI family thioesterase, with product MVAHKHPGGGFNPPEPTTKGGPDYGRFIDAVRKLQDHARAVDAPDEVITQAADMLDKVSELLSPFDADEWASPSGRRMDLPMRGNILTVPLSAHKTEDGRVAGWARFARFHLGRNGAVHGGSLGMLFDTVLGLTGVLLTGSRRQRTAYLKIDYRHIVPIEKELQIDAGIDRDEGRKIFVSGRLRDGDTLLAEAEALFVRLKPGQP from the coding sequence CTGGTGGCCCACAAACACCCGGGCGGTGGATTCAACCCGCCCGAACCGACGACCAAGGGCGGCCCGGACTACGGCCGCTTCATCGACGCGGTGCGCAAGCTGCAGGACCACGCCCGCGCCGTCGACGCGCCCGACGAGGTGATCACCCAGGCCGCCGACATGTTGGACAAGGTCTCGGAATTGCTCAGCCCGTTCGACGCGGACGAGTGGGCGTCGCCGTCGGGCCGGCGGATGGACCTGCCGATGCGCGGCAACATCCTGACCGTCCCGCTTTCGGCCCACAAAACCGAGGATGGCCGGGTCGCCGGGTGGGCCCGGTTCGCGCGGTTTCACTTGGGCCGCAACGGCGCCGTGCACGGCGGGTCTCTGGGGATGCTGTTCGACACCGTGCTCGGGCTGACGGGGGTGCTGCTCACCGGCAGCCGTCGCCAGCGCACCGCGTACCTCAAGATCGATTACCGGCACATCGTCCCGATCGAAAAGGAACTGCAGATCGACGCGGGAATCGACCGGGACGAGGGCCGAAAGATTTTCGTGTCGGGCCGGTTAAGGGACGGCGACACCCTGCTGGCCGAAGCCGAAGCACTGTTCGTGCGGCTCAAGCCTGGCCAGCCCTGA
- the thrS gene encoding threonine--tRNA ligase, producing the protein MSAPAPSAPAAPIRVPAGTTAAAAVGEAGLPRRGTPDAIVVVRDANGQLRDLSWVPETDVEVTPVAANTDDGRAVIRHSTAHVLAQAVQDLFPHAKLGIGPPITDGFYYDFDVDEPFTPDDLAALEKKMRQIVKDGQLFDRRVYDSKEQAREELANEPYKLELVDDKSGDPDVMEVGGDELTAYDNLNPRTRERVWGDLCRGPHIPTTKHIPAFKLTRSSAAYWRGDQNNASLQRIYGTAWESQEALEQHLELLEEAQRRDHRKLGVELDLFSFPDEIGSGLAVFHPKGGIVRTELEDYSRRKHKEAGYEFVNTPHITKEQLYITSGHLEWYAEGMYPPMHIDAEYNEDGTVRKPGQDYYLKPMNCPMHHLIYRARGRSYRELPLRLFEFGSVYRHEKSGVIHGLTRVRGMTQDDAHIYCTREQMRDELASLLRFVLDLLADYGLNEFHLELSTKDPDKYVGSDEVWEEATRVLREVGEASGLQLVPDPGGAAFYGPKISVQVKDALGRSWQMSTIQLDFNMPDRFELEYTAADGSRQRPVLIHRALFGSIERFFGVLTEHYAGAFPAWLAPVQVVGIPVADEHVAYLEDVAAQLKSRGVRVEVDASDDRMAKKIVNHTAQKVPFMLLAGDRDVEADAVSFRFRDRTQLNGVPRDSAVEAIVGWIADRENASPTAELVKVPGQ; encoded by the coding sequence ATGAGCGCCCCCGCACCGTCCGCCCCGGCAGCCCCGATCCGGGTTCCCGCCGGGACCACCGCGGCCGCCGCGGTCGGGGAGGCGGGGTTGCCGCGGCGCGGCACGCCCGACGCGATCGTCGTGGTCCGCGACGCCAACGGACAACTGCGCGACCTGAGTTGGGTGCCCGAGACCGACGTCGAAGTCACGCCGGTGGCGGCCAACACCGACGACGGCCGGGCCGTCATCCGGCATTCCACCGCACACGTCTTGGCCCAGGCCGTCCAGGACCTGTTCCCGCACGCCAAACTCGGGATCGGGCCGCCCATCACCGACGGCTTCTACTACGACTTCGACGTCGACGAGCCCTTCACGCCTGACGACCTGGCGGCGCTGGAAAAGAAGATGCGCCAGATCGTCAAGGACGGACAGTTGTTCGACCGGCGCGTGTATGACTCCAAAGAGCAGGCGCGCGAAGAGCTGGCCAACGAGCCCTACAAGCTCGAACTGGTCGACGACAAGTCCGGCGATCCGGACGTGATGGAGGTCGGGGGCGACGAGCTCACCGCCTACGACAACCTCAATCCCCGTACCCGCGAACGGGTTTGGGGCGACCTGTGCCGCGGCCCGCACATCCCGACCACCAAGCACATCCCGGCGTTCAAGTTGACCCGCAGCTCGGCCGCGTACTGGCGCGGCGACCAGAACAACGCCAGCCTGCAACGCATCTACGGCACCGCCTGGGAATCGCAGGAGGCGCTCGAGCAGCACCTGGAGCTCCTCGAAGAAGCGCAGCGCCGCGACCACCGCAAGCTCGGGGTGGAGCTCGACCTGTTCAGCTTCCCCGACGAAATCGGTTCCGGCCTAGCGGTTTTCCACCCCAAGGGCGGCATCGTGCGCACCGAGCTGGAGGACTACTCGCGCCGCAAGCACAAGGAAGCCGGGTACGAGTTCGTCAACACCCCGCACATCACCAAGGAGCAGCTCTACATCACGTCGGGCCACCTCGAGTGGTACGCCGAGGGCATGTACCCGCCGATGCACATCGACGCGGAGTACAACGAGGACGGCACGGTCCGCAAGCCCGGCCAGGACTACTACCTCAAGCCGATGAACTGCCCGATGCACCACCTGATCTACCGGGCGCGCGGCCGCTCCTATCGCGAACTTCCGTTGCGGCTCTTCGAGTTCGGCAGCGTCTACCGCCACGAGAAGTCCGGCGTCATCCACGGGCTGACCCGGGTGCGCGGCATGACGCAGGACGACGCGCACATCTACTGCACGCGCGAGCAAATGCGCGACGAGCTGGCGTCGCTGCTGCGTTTCGTGCTCGACCTGCTTGCCGACTACGGCCTCAACGAGTTTCACCTGGAGCTGTCCACCAAGGACCCGGACAAATACGTGGGCTCCGACGAGGTATGGGAGGAGGCCACCCGGGTGCTGCGCGAGGTGGGCGAGGCCTCCGGGCTGCAGCTGGTTCCCGACCCCGGCGGCGCGGCGTTCTACGGCCCGAAGATCTCGGTGCAGGTCAAGGATGCGCTGGGCCGCAGCTGGCAGATGTCGACCATCCAGCTGGACTTCAACATGCCGGACCGCTTCGAGTTGGAGTACACGGCGGCCGACGGGTCGCGACAGCGGCCGGTGCTGATCCACCGGGCGCTGTTCGGGTCGATCGAGCGGTTCTTCGGCGTGCTGACCGAGCACTACGCGGGCGCGTTCCCGGCGTGGCTGGCCCCCGTTCAGGTGGTCGGCATCCCGGTCGCCGACGAGCACGTCGCATATCTGGAAGATGTTGCCGCGCAACTGAAATCGCGCGGAGTGCGCGTCGAGGTGGACGCCAGCGACGACCGGATGGCCAAGAAGATCGTCAATCACACGGCGCAGAAGGTGCCGTTCATGTTGCTGGCCGGTGACCGCGACGTGGAGGCCGACGCGGTCAGTTTCCGTTTCCGGGATCGCACGCAGCTCAACGGGGTGCCGCGCGACAGCGCGGTGGAGGCCATCGTGGGTTGGATCGCCGACCGCGAGAATGCTTCTCCCACAGCCGAACTGGTGAAGGTGCCCGGGCAGTGA
- a CDS encoding HIT family protein yields MSDEEGILDRGVGESDRLQRLWTPYRMTYLAEGPLKRDNGTSEQPFTDIPQLPDEEGLVVARGELVYAVLNLYPYNPGHLMVVPYRRVSELEDLTEPESAELMAFIQKAIRVIKGVSRPHGFNVGLNLGTSAGGSLAEHLHVHVVPRWGGDANFITIVGGSKVIPQLLRDTRQLLATAWAQDQ; encoded by the coding sequence GTGAGCGACGAAGAGGGCATCCTCGATAGGGGCGTGGGCGAGAGCGATCGCCTGCAGCGGTTGTGGACCCCGTACCGGATGACGTATCTGGCGGAAGGCCCGCTGAAACGCGATAACGGCACCAGCGAGCAGCCGTTCACCGACATCCCGCAACTGCCCGATGAGGAGGGCCTGGTGGTGGCGCGTGGCGAACTCGTCTACGCCGTGCTCAACCTCTACCCGTACAACCCGGGACACCTGATGGTGGTGCCCTACCGGCGGGTGTCCGAACTGGAGGACCTCACCGAACCCGAGAGCGCGGAGCTAATGGCGTTCATCCAGAAGGCAATTCGCGTCATCAAGGGCGTGTCGCGGCCGCACGGGTTCAACGTCGGCCTGAACCTGGGCACGTCGGCGGGTGGATCACTGGCCGAGCACCTGCACGTGCACGTGGTGCCGCGCTGGGGCGGCGACGCCAACTTCATCACCATCGTCGGCGGCTCCAAGGTGATCCCGCAGCTGCTGCGCGACACGCGCCAACTGCTCGCGACGGCGTGGGCCCAAGACCAATGA
- the pgsA gene encoding phosphatidylinositol phosphate synthase, translated as MSKMPFLSRAAFARLTEPTARAALRIGLTPDGVTIVGTVASVAGALILFPMGKLFAGACVVWFFVVFDMLDGAMARERGGGTRFGAVLDATCDRISDGAVFCGLLWWIVFHLHDRPLAVATLICLVTSQVISYLKARAEASGLRGDGGIIERPERLIIALTGAGISDFPFVAWPPALPVAMWLLAVASVITCGQRLHTVRTSPGATERMGAP; from the coding sequence ATGAGCAAGATGCCGTTCCTGTCCCGGGCGGCGTTCGCGCGGCTGACCGAGCCGACCGCCCGCGCGGCGCTGCGCATCGGCCTTACGCCCGACGGCGTCACCATCGTGGGCACCGTTGCGTCGGTGGCGGGGGCGCTGATCCTGTTCCCGATGGGCAAGCTGTTCGCCGGCGCCTGTGTGGTCTGGTTCTTCGTGGTGTTCGACATGCTCGACGGGGCGATGGCCCGCGAACGCGGCGGCGGCACCCGATTCGGCGCGGTGCTGGACGCGACCTGCGACCGGATCAGCGACGGCGCGGTGTTCTGCGGGCTGCTGTGGTGGATCGTGTTCCACCTGCACGACCGGCCGCTCGCGGTCGCGACCCTGATCTGTCTGGTCACCTCGCAGGTCATCTCCTACCTCAAGGCCCGGGCCGAAGCCAGCGGGCTGCGCGGCGACGGCGGCATCATCGAACGGCCCGAACGGCTGATCATCGCGCTCACCGGCGCCGGCATATCCGACTTCCCATTCGTGGCCTGGCCGCCGGCGCTGCCGGTGGCGATGTGGCTGCTCGCCGTGGCCAGCGTGATCACCTGCGGCCAGCGGTTGCACACGGTGCGGACCTCGCCGGGTGCCACGGAACGGATGGGCGCGCCGTGA
- a CDS encoding phosphatidylinositol mannoside acyltransferase encodes MILTDKATDWAYAAGWMAVRAMPEFAARRAFDTGARYAARGGGPEQLRKNLARVIGAQPADVPAALMRASLASYARYWREAFRLPTMNHRALAAQLNKTFRGADIIDAGIADGRGLVLALPHSGNWDMAGVWLVQTHGKFATVAERLQPESLYKRFIDYRESLGFEVLPLSGGARPPFEVLCERLQAGGVVCLMAERDLTRTGVQVDFFGEPTRMPAGPAKLAIATGAALCAVHSWYEPNGWPIEVHPPLDCSSGDVGVVTQALADQFATNIAAHPADWHMMQPQWLADLSEARQARLRES; translated from the coding sequence GTGATCCTCACCGATAAAGCGACCGACTGGGCATACGCCGCCGGGTGGATGGCGGTGCGGGCCATGCCGGAATTCGCCGCCCGCAGGGCGTTCGACACCGGGGCGCGCTACGCGGCCCGCGGCGGCGGACCCGAACAGTTGCGCAAGAACCTGGCCCGCGTCATCGGAGCGCAACCCGCCGACGTGCCGGCCGCGCTGATGCGCGCCTCGCTGGCGTCGTATGCCCGCTACTGGCGTGAGGCGTTTCGGCTGCCGACGATGAACCACCGCGCGCTGGCCGCCCAGCTGAACAAGACGTTCCGCGGCGCCGACATCATCGACGCGGGCATCGCCGACGGGCGCGGACTGGTCTTGGCGTTGCCGCACAGCGGCAACTGGGACATGGCCGGGGTGTGGCTGGTGCAGACGCACGGAAAATTCGCCACCGTCGCCGAACGCCTGCAGCCCGAGTCGCTGTACAAGCGGTTCATCGACTACCGCGAGAGCCTCGGCTTCGAGGTGCTGCCGCTGTCCGGCGGCGCCCGGCCGCCCTTCGAGGTACTCTGCGAGCGGCTGCAGGCCGGCGGGGTGGTGTGCCTGATGGCCGAGCGCGACCTCACCCGCACCGGCGTGCAGGTCGACTTCTTCGGCGAGCCCACCCGGATGCCGGCCGGCCCGGCGAAGCTCGCGATCGCGACGGGGGCCGCGCTGTGCGCGGTGCACTCCTGGTACGAGCCAAACGGCTGGCCGATCGAGGTGCATCCGCCGCTGGACTGCAGCAGCGGCGACGTCGGCGTCGTCACCCAGGCGCTGGCCGACCAGTTCGCGACCAACATCGCCGCGCACCCCGCCGACTGGCACATGATGCAGCCGCAGTGGCTGGCCGATCTGTCCGAAGCCCGACAGGCGCGGCTGAGGGAATCCTGA
- a CDS encoding glycosyltransferase family 4 protein: MRIGMVCPYSLDVPGGVQSHVLQLAEVMLARGQQVSVLAPASPDTPLPDYVVSAGKAIPIPYNGSVSRLQFSPAVHGRVRRWLTDGDFDVLHLHEPNAPSLSMWALRVAEGPIVATFHTSTTKSLTLTVFQGVLRPWHEKIVGRIAVSDVARRWQMEALGSDAVEIPNGVDVTALASAAPLDGYPRPGKTVLFLGRYDEPRKGMAVLLEALPKVVERFADVQLLVVGRGDEDQLRAQAGELVGHLRFLGLVDDDVKAAAMRSADVYCAPNTGGESFGIVLVEAMAAGTAVVASDLDAFRRVLRDGEVGCLVPVGDGAALAQALIATLENDQLRDRYVTAARDVVGRYDWSVVASQIMRVYETVAGSGAKVQVAS, translated from the coding sequence ATGCGGATCGGGATGGTCTGTCCGTACTCGCTGGACGTGCCGGGCGGGGTGCAGTCCCACGTGTTGCAGCTGGCCGAGGTGATGCTGGCCCGCGGGCAGCAGGTCAGCGTGCTGGCGCCCGCTTCGCCGGACACCCCGCTGCCCGACTACGTCGTCTCGGCCGGCAAGGCCATCCCGATTCCCTACAACGGGTCGGTGTCGCGGCTGCAGTTCAGCCCGGCGGTGCACGGCAGGGTCCGACGATGGCTGACCGACGGCGACTTCGACGTGCTGCACCTGCACGAACCGAACGCGCCCAGCCTGTCGATGTGGGCGCTGCGGGTGGCCGAGGGCCCGATCGTGGCCACGTTTCACACCTCCACCACCAAGTCGCTGACCCTGACGGTGTTTCAGGGCGTGCTGCGGCCGTGGCACGAGAAGATCGTCGGCCGCATCGCGGTGTCCGACGTGGCCCGGCGCTGGCAGATGGAGGCCCTGGGATCCGACGCGGTGGAGATCCCCAACGGGGTCGACGTGACCGCCCTCGCGTCGGCGGCGCCGCTGGACGGCTATCCGCGGCCCGGCAAGACGGTGCTGTTCCTGGGCCGCTACGACGAGCCGCGCAAGGGCATGGCCGTCCTGCTCGAGGCGCTGCCGAAAGTGGTGGAACGCTTCGCCGATGTGCAGCTGCTCGTCGTGGGCCGCGGCGACGAAGACCAATTGCGCGCCCAGGCAGGCGAATTGGTGGGACACCTGCGCTTTCTCGGCCTGGTGGACGACGACGTCAAGGCCGCGGCGATGCGCAGCGCCGACGTCTACTGCGCGCCCAACACCGGCGGCGAGAGCTTCGGCATCGTGCTGGTGGAGGCGATGGCCGCCGGCACCGCGGTGGTGGCCAGCGACCTGGACGCCTTTCGCCGCGTGCTGCGCGACGGCGAGGTCGGCTGCCTGGTGCCGGTCGGTGACGGCGCCGCGCTGGCCCAGGCGCTGATCGCGACGTTGGAAAACGACCAGCTGCGCGACCGCTACGTGACCGCCGCGCGGGACGTCGTCGGCCGCTACGACTGGTCGGTGGTGGCCAGCCAGATCATGCGGGTCTACGAGACGGTCGCCGGTTCGGGCGCGAAAGTTCAGGTGGCCAGCTGA
- a CDS encoding NUDIX hydrolase encodes MTWLVVTAIAVLVVLLALAGSWAYRTAHRLDRLNVRYDLSWQALDGALARRAVVARAVAIDAYGGTAAAKTLAALADAAENAPRHEREHAENELAAALAVVDPASLPAGLIAELADAEARVLLARRFHNDAVRDTLALAERPLVRALHLGGTAAPPSYFEIVERPHAQAHGDHGAPSHRTSARVVLLDHTGAVLLLCGSDPAIVDAPRWWFTVGGEVRPGERLAEAAARELAEETGLRVTPADMVGPIWRRDEVFEFNGALIDSEEFFFVHRTSRFEPNLSERTELERRYIHGHRWCTAADIVQLEAGGETVYPRQLSELLTEATALADNPSRGRQFALQSIR; translated from the coding sequence ATGACGTGGCTGGTGGTCACGGCCATCGCGGTGCTGGTGGTGCTGCTCGCGCTCGCCGGCTCCTGGGCTTATCGCACCGCGCACCGGCTGGACCGGTTGAACGTGCGCTACGACCTGTCCTGGCAGGCGCTCGACGGCGCGCTGGCGCGCCGCGCGGTGGTGGCCCGCGCCGTCGCGATCGACGCCTACGGCGGCACTGCCGCGGCCAAGACGCTGGCCGCGCTGGCCGACGCGGCGGAAAACGCGCCCCGTCACGAGCGTGAGCACGCGGAAAACGAGCTCGCGGCCGCGCTGGCGGTGGTCGACCCCGCGTCGCTGCCGGCCGGGTTGATCGCCGAACTGGCCGACGCCGAAGCCCGCGTGCTGCTGGCCCGCCGGTTCCACAACGACGCCGTCCGGGACACCCTCGCGTTGGCCGAGCGGCCCCTGGTGCGCGCCCTGCACCTCGGCGGAACCGCTGCTCCGCCAAGCTATTTCGAGATCGTCGAGCGACCGCACGCGCAGGCGCACGGCGATCACGGCGCGCCCAGCCACCGCACGTCGGCGCGGGTGGTGCTGCTCGACCACACGGGCGCGGTGCTGTTGCTGTGCGGGTCGGATCCGGCCATTGTCGACGCGCCGCGTTGGTGGTTCACCGTCGGCGGGGAAGTGCGGCCCGGCGAGCGGCTCGCCGAGGCGGCCGCGCGGGAGCTGGCCGAGGAAACCGGTCTGCGCGTCACGCCGGCCGACATGGTGGGTCCCATCTGGCGCCGCGACGAGGTCTTCGAGTTCAACGGCGCGCTGATCGACAGCGAGGAATTCTTCTTCGTGCACCGCACGTCGCGGTTCGAGCCCAACCTGTCGGAGCGCACGGAACTGGAACGCCGCTACATCCACGGCCATCGCTGGTGCACCGCCGCCGACATCGTGCAGCTGGAGGCCGGCGGCGAGACCGTGTACCCGCGTCAGCTGTCCGAGTTGCTCACCGAGGCGACCGCGCTGGCCGACAACCCCTCGCGCGGCCGCCAGTTCGCGCTGCAATCCATCCGCTGA
- a CDS encoding DUF4334 domain-containing protein: MNTSVATTQATQARQKFTELKRRAGQRLVTGPERVFIPDAELDEFWATLAPATIDFMIGEWQGGEFDTGHRENGTLALINWFGKTFNSATDVQPLICLDADGNKYSNTENGEGSLWMEEFRGELTATMVFDGQPVHDHFKKIDDDAVMGIMDGKNALDTGRYAYFYLERV; the protein is encoded by the coding sequence ATGAACACTTCAGTAGCCACCACCCAAGCCACCCAGGCCCGTCAGAAGTTCACCGAGCTCAAAAGGCGCGCCGGCCAGCGCCTGGTGACCGGGCCGGAGCGGGTGTTCATCCCCGACGCCGAGCTCGACGAGTTCTGGGCCACGCTGGCGCCCGCGACCATCGACTTCATGATCGGGGAATGGCAAGGCGGCGAATTCGACACCGGCCACCGGGAAAACGGAACGTTGGCCCTGATCAACTGGTTCGGCAAGACCTTCAACTCGGCCACCGACGTCCAGCCGCTGATCTGCTTGGACGCCGACGGCAACAAGTACTCGAACACCGAGAACGGCGAGGGCAGCCTGTGGATGGAGGAGTTCCGCGGCGAGCTCACCGCGACGATGGTGTTCGACGGGCAGCCCGTGCACGACCACTTCAAGAAGATCGACGACGACGCCGTGATGGGCATCATGGACGGCAAGAACGCCCTCGACACAGGCCGTTACGCGTACTTCTATCTCGAACGGGTGTAG
- the pdxS gene encoding pyridoxal 5'-phosphate synthase lyase subunit PdxS, with product MTTAASPNGSGQTGTARVKRGMAEMLKGGVIMDVVTPEQARIAEGAGAVAVMALERVPADIRAHGGVARMSDPDMIEGIISAVTIPVMAKVRIGHFVEAQILQSLGVDYIDESEVLTPADYTHHIDKWKFNVPFVCGATNLGEALRRIGEGAAMIRSKGEAGTGDISNATTHMRAISAEIRRLSSLSEDELFVAAKELAAPYELVAEVARAGKLPVTLFSAGGIATPADAAMMMQLGAEGVFVGSGIFKSGAPSHRAAAIVKATTFYDDPDVLAKVSRGLGEAMVGINVDEIAQPHRLAERGW from the coding sequence GTGACTACTGCCGCTTCACCGAACGGCAGCGGGCAAACCGGGACCGCGCGCGTCAAGCGCGGCATGGCCGAGATGCTCAAGGGCGGCGTCATCATGGACGTCGTCACCCCCGAACAGGCCCGAATCGCCGAGGGCGCCGGCGCCGTCGCCGTGATGGCGCTGGAACGCGTCCCCGCCGACATCCGCGCCCACGGCGGGGTGGCGCGGATGAGCGACCCGGACATGATCGAGGGCATCATCTCCGCCGTCACCATCCCGGTGATGGCCAAGGTGCGCATCGGGCATTTCGTCGAGGCGCAGATCCTGCAGAGCCTCGGGGTGGACTACATCGACGAGTCCGAGGTGCTCACCCCCGCCGACTACACCCACCACATCGACAAGTGGAAGTTCAACGTGCCGTTCGTGTGCGGGGCGACCAACCTCGGTGAGGCGCTGCGGCGCATCGGCGAAGGGGCCGCGATGATCCGCTCCAAGGGTGAGGCCGGCACCGGTGACATCTCCAACGCCACCACGCACATGCGGGCCATCAGCGCCGAAATCCGCCGGCTGTCGTCGCTGTCGGAGGACGAATTGTTCGTGGCGGCAAAGGAATTGGCGGCGCCCTACGAGCTGGTCGCCGAGGTGGCGCGCGCGGGCAAGCTGCCGGTGACGCTGTTCAGCGCCGGCGGTATCGCCACCCCCGCCGACGCCGCGATGATGATGCAGCTCGGCGCCGAGGGCGTGTTCGTGGGATCGGGCATCTTCAAGTCCGGCGCGCCGTCGCACCGCGCCGCCGCGATCGTCAAGGCCACCACGTTCTACGACGACCCCGACGTGCTGGCCAAGGTGTCGCGCGGGCTGGGCGAGGCGATGGTCGGCATCAACGTCGACGAGATCGCGCAGCCGCATCGCCTGGCCGAGCGCGGCTGGTAA
- the tesB gene encoding acyl-CoA thioesterase II: MAIEEILDLEQLEVNIYRGRVFSPASGFLQRTFGGHVAGQSLVSAVRTVDPHFLVHSLHGYFLRPGDPNNPTVFLVERVRDGGSFCTRRVSAIQHGKTIFSMSASFQTDQDGINHQDAMPTAPPPDGLPGLQSFKVFEEAGFRQFEEWDVCIVPRDQLQLSPGMASQQQVWFRHRDPLPDDPVLHICALAYMSDLTLLGSAQVNHLDEREHLQIASLDHAMWFMRAFRADEWLLYDQSSPSACGGRALTQGKIFTQTGEMVAAVMQEGLTRHKRES; this comes from the coding sequence GTGGCAATCGAAGAGATCCTCGATCTCGAACAGCTCGAGGTCAACATCTACCGCGGCCGCGTGTTCAGCCCGGCATCGGGTTTCCTGCAGCGCACGTTCGGCGGCCATGTGGCGGGCCAGTCGCTGGTGTCGGCGGTGCGCACCGTCGACCCGCACTTCCTGGTGCACTCGCTGCACGGCTACTTTCTGCGGCCCGGCGATCCCAACAACCCCACGGTTTTTCTCGTCGAGCGGGTGCGCGACGGGGGCTCGTTCTGCACCCGGCGCGTCAGCGCCATCCAGCACGGCAAGACCATCTTCTCCATGTCGGCGTCGTTTCAGACCGACCAGGACGGCATCAACCACCAGGACGCCATGCCGACCGCGCCGCCGCCCGACGGCCTGCCCGGACTGCAGTCCTTCAAGGTGTTCGAGGAGGCCGGATTCAGGCAGTTCGAGGAGTGGGACGTGTGCATCGTGCCGCGCGACCAGCTGCAGCTGTCGCCCGGCATGGCGTCCCAGCAGCAGGTGTGGTTCCGCCACCGCGACCCGCTGCCCGACGATCCGGTGCTGCACATCTGCGCGCTGGCCTACATGAGCGACCTCACCTTGTTGGGGTCGGCGCAGGTCAACCACCTCGACGAGCGTGAGCACCTGCAGATCGCGTCGCTGGACCACGCGATGTGGTTCATGCGCGCGTTCCGCGCCGACGAATGGTTGCTCTACGACCAGTCGTCGCCGTCGGCCTGCGGGGGCCGCGCCCTGACCCAGGGCAAGATCTTCACCCAGACCGGCGAGATGGTGGCGGCGGTGATGCAGGAGGGGCTGACCCGCCACAAGCGGGAGTCATGA
- the pdxT gene encoding pyridoxal 5'-phosphate synthase glutaminase subunit PdxT, translating into MSVPRIGVLALQGDTREHLAALTEAGAEAMPVRRRSELDAVDGLVIPGGESTTMSHLLADLELLEPLRRRLADGLPAYGACAGMILLASEILDAGANGRKALPLHGIDMTVRRNAFGRQVDSFEGDIAFEGLDGPVRAVFIRAPWVERVGAGVQVLARAADHAVAVRQGPVLATAFHPEMTGDRRIHRWFVDMVTGRV; encoded by the coding sequence ATGAGCGTCCCGCGGATCGGGGTGCTGGCGCTGCAGGGCGATACCCGTGAGCACCTGGCGGCGCTGACCGAAGCCGGCGCCGAAGCCATGCCCGTGCGTCGCCGCAGCGAGCTCGACGCGGTGGACGGGCTGGTCATCCCCGGCGGGGAGTCGACCACGATGAGCCACCTGTTGGCAGATCTGGAGCTGCTGGAACCGTTGCGGCGGCGGCTGGCCGACGGGCTGCCGGCCTACGGCGCGTGCGCGGGCATGATCCTGCTGGCCAGCGAGATCCTCGACGCCGGCGCCAACGGCCGCAAGGCGCTGCCGCTGCACGGGATCGATATGACGGTGCGGCGCAACGCATTTGGACGGCAGGTGGACTCCTTCGAGGGGGACATCGCGTTCGAGGGCCTGGACGGCCCGGTGCGTGCGGTGTTCATCCGCGCGCCCTGGGTGGAGCGGGTCGGCGCTGGAGTTCAGGTGCTGGCCCGGGCCGCGGACCACGCGGTGGCGGTGCGGCAGGGCCCGGTGCTGGCGACGGCGTTTCACCCCGAGATGACCGGCGACCGGCGCATCCACCGCTGGTTCGTCGACATGGTGACGGGTCGGGTCTAA